In Deltaproteobacteria bacterium, a single window of DNA contains:
- a CDS encoding ATP-binding protein: MGVNLSLSNRPENLALLNEALQAQALEWGLSERSLAHLELIGEELFINIVNHGYEPGQSGQIDVTVEQQGPRLRLIMEDDARPFDLLLNYYPPEDLDLESRPIGGLGICLVRRLAESIVYYRTADNKNRLVVYLPL; this comes from the coding sequence ATGGGTGTCAATCTGAGCCTTAGCAATCGGCCCGAAAACCTGGCACTGCTTAATGAGGCTCTGCAAGCCCAGGCCTTGGAATGGGGGCTTTCGGAGCGCTCCCTGGCCCATCTCGAATTGATCGGGGAAGAACTGTTTATCAACATCGTCAATCACGGTTATGAACCCGGCCAGTCGGGGCAGATTGATGTAACCGTAGAGCAGCAAGGACCCCGATTGCGGTTGATTATGGAAGATGACGCTCGACCTTTTGACCTTCTCCTTAATTATTATCCCCCGGAAGATCTGGATTTAGAGAGTCGGCCCATCGGCGGTTTGGGCATCTGTTTGGTCAGGAGATTAGCTGAATCAATTGTCTATTACCGAACCGCAGACAATAAAAACCGGCTGGTGGTATATCTTCCCCTTTAA
- a CDS encoding STAS domain-containing protein, protein MKIKVNEEKNFVIVSLNGRFDSMTAKAVEEKFQTVQDQPRILVNMSGVHYISSAGLRVLLSLAKAVNRHQGLLRLCGLNETVREVFDIAGFTQIFQIYNSQEEALEL, encoded by the coding sequence GTGAAAATTAAGGTAAACGAGGAAAAGAATTTTGTCATTGTGTCCCTGAACGGTCGGTTTGACTCCATGACCGCCAAGGCGGTGGAGGAAAAATTTCAGACGGTTCAAGATCAACCCCGGATTCTGGTAAATATGTCCGGGGTCCATTATATCAGTAGCGCGGGATTAAGGGTGCTGCTGTCCCTGGCCAAAGCGGTAAACCGCCATCAAGGGCTGTTACGTCTGTGTGGGCTTAATGAGACCGTGCGAGAAGTGTTCGATATTGCGGGATTTACCCAGATATTTCAGATCTATAATTCTCAAGAGGAGGCCTTGGAACTCTAA
- a CDS encoding SpoIIE family protein phosphatase, whose translation MRKTVITVLLILLLAMALVLLGAYNVYRHALQEIKIVVQDQEMILARQTAKNIQYFFDTLKGQLTLLARLKPVQQMTPVSNHIVSMVRESMGISRVTIFRLDANGICTYMNPATALEGVIGKDFSFRPYFQEIRRTHKPTISDYLTAGGQRYGDVKDRFQALIIAVPILGDHGRFLGVLGTDVRLSYINEAYIKPVRMGNQGYAWMLDGQGRLLGHPQLNLLGKLSQDCEHSEELCRLERDHILRGEEGRGEYTKVCNQRRVDYLVAYTPVIIDHKHWSVLVSMPLEEAEDMVAPIFLRLTIISGSIVFLFILGAVVIAKKALQAQRLKQEVINKELEFTRQIQESILPTRFPQGETFCLYAHNIPAKMVSGDFYDFFQIDPHQWALVIADVSDKGMPAALFMSSVHSLIRGISCQDWRPATMLARVNQQLSEENPTCMFVTLFFGVLDTRTGTLDYANGGHLPALVLRAEGSVERLARTGMALGIDPTTGYEQRQVTLNPGDLLVLYTDGITEAQNQGGEDFGLIRLEETLKTRQQELPQTLVEETLNQVKGFSIRVAQADDMTLMILKMEGKSEN comes from the coding sequence ATGCGTAAAACAGTAATCACAGTATTGCTGATACTGCTGCTAGCTATGGCTTTAGTCCTGTTGGGAGCCTACAATGTTTACCGTCATGCCCTTCAGGAGATAAAAATCGTGGTTCAGGATCAAGAAATGATCCTGGCCCGGCAGACCGCCAAGAACATTCAGTATTTTTTTGACACTTTGAAAGGACAGTTGACTCTGCTGGCCCGTCTGAAACCGGTACAACAGATGACTCCGGTCAGCAACCACATAGTCAGCATGGTGCGGGAAAGTATGGGGATAAGTCGGGTAACCATTTTTCGCCTGGACGCCAACGGTATCTGCACCTATATGAATCCGGCCACCGCCCTGGAAGGGGTGATCGGCAAGGATTTTTCCTTTCGCCCCTATTTTCAGGAAATTCGCCGCACCCACAAACCGACCATTTCAGATTATCTCACCGCTGGCGGCCAACGCTATGGCGATGTTAAAGATCGTTTTCAAGCTCTGATCATCGCGGTCCCCATCCTAGGCGACCACGGCCGATTCCTGGGAGTTTTGGGCACCGATGTTCGGCTAAGTTATATCAATGAAGCTTACATCAAGCCGGTGCGCATGGGAAATCAGGGCTATGCCTGGATGCTGGATGGGCAAGGGCGTCTGCTGGGACATCCCCAGCTTAATCTGCTGGGTAAATTATCCCAAGACTGTGAACACTCGGAAGAACTCTGTCGCCTGGAAAGAGACCATATCCTGCGCGGCGAGGAAGGCCGGGGCGAATATACCAAGGTCTGTAACCAGCGGCGAGTCGATTATCTGGTGGCCTATACCCCGGTGATAATAGACCACAAACACTGGTCAGTATTGGTATCAATGCCCTTGGAAGAAGCCGAAGATATGGTGGCGCCCATTTTCCTGCGTCTGACCATTATTAGTGGTTCCATTGTCTTTCTGTTTATCCTGGGTGCGGTGGTGATCGCCAAAAAGGCCCTGCAGGCCCAAAGACTGAAACAAGAAGTAATCAACAAAGAACTGGAGTTTACCCGACAGATTCAAGAAAGCATCTTGCCGACTCGATTTCCGCAGGGGGAGACCTTCTGTCTGTACGCCCACAATATTCCGGCTAAGATGGTGAGCGGTGATTTTTATGATTTTTTCCAAATCGACCCCCACCAGTGGGCTCTGGTGATAGCTGATGTCTCTGACAAGGGGATGCCGGCGGCACTGTTTATGTCCTCGGTGCACAGCCTGATTCGCGGCATCTCCTGCCAAGATTGGCGGCCCGCCACCATGTTGGCCCGGGTCAATCAACAACTCTCCGAAGAAAATCCCACCTGTATGTTCGTAACCCTGTTTTTCGGGGTTCTGGATACCCGCACCGGAACCCTGGATTACGCCAATGGCGGTCATCTTCCGGCCCTGGTGCTGAGGGCCGAAGGTTCGGTCGAAAGACTGGCTCGAACCGGAATGGCCTTGGGAATCGATCCCACCACCGGTTACGAACAGAGGCAGGTGACTCTCAACCCTGGCGACCTGCTGGTGCTTTATACTGACGGCATTACCGAAGCCCAGAACCAGGGGGGCGAGGATTTTGGGCTAATCCGATTGGAAGAGACGTTAAAAACCAGGCAGCAAGAGCTTCCCCAAACTTTGGTGGAAGAAACCCTGAACCAGGTTAAGGGGTTTTCCATCCGGGTGGCCCAAGCCGATGATATGACCCTGATGATCCTGAAAATGGAGGGAAAAAGTGAAAATTAA
- a CDS encoding lytic transglycosylase domain-containing protein, translated as MFFIILLFLAVCLWPYGSVATHPKSSPWPSAQPTVRMPYYELPKRLTLCGEVVPVHDRAVWEAMDKEFIIVVWNRIQTTLWLKRATRYFPDIEKKLRQARLPDDLKYVALVESDLRPEARSPRDAWGPWQIIKATANRFDLKTEKHLDERLDFDAATEAALQYLKFLHRKFGNWALALAAYNCGEGRLQKEIAEQGVRDYYRLSLPEETERYVLRIIAAKIVLGQPAHYGYEIPADQLYPPLEYDQVKFILHRQVHLRQVAQACGTYFKAIKGLNPQIQGYVLVPGFYRLKVPRGSAPDFYESLIREHLTIP; from the coding sequence ATGTTTTTTATAATCCTGCTTTTTTTGGCTGTCTGCTTGTGGCCTTATGGGTCGGTCGCCACCCACCCAAAGTCAAGCCCCTGGCCCTCAGCCCAGCCTACCGTGCGGATGCCTTACTATGAGCTTCCCAAGCGGTTGACCCTGTGTGGCGAGGTGGTGCCGGTGCATGATCGAGCGGTCTGGGAGGCCATGGACAAAGAATTTATTATCGTGGTCTGGAACCGCATTCAGACCACTCTGTGGCTCAAACGGGCTACCCGCTATTTCCCCGATATTGAAAAAAAATTACGGCAGGCACGTCTCCCGGATGACTTGAAGTATGTCGCCCTGGTAGAGAGTGACTTGCGTCCGGAAGCCCGCTCTCCCCGCGATGCCTGGGGCCCCTGGCAGATTATCAAAGCCACCGCCAACCGCTTCGACCTCAAGACCGAGAAACATCTTGATGAGCGCCTGGATTTCGACGCCGCTACCGAGGCGGCGTTGCAGTACCTGAAGTTTTTACACCGAAAGTTTGGCAACTGGGCCTTGGCGCTTGCGGCTTATAATTGCGGCGAGGGCCGCTTGCAGAAGGAAATCGCTGAACAGGGCGTCCGGGATTACTATCGCCTCAGCCTGCCGGAGGAAACCGAGCGTTATGTCCTGAGGATTATCGCCGCCAAGATCGTGCTGGGTCAACCGGCCCATTATGGTTATGAGATTCCGGCCGATCAACTTTACCCTCCCCTGGAGTATGACCAGGTAAAATTTATTCTGCACCGCCAGGTTCATTTGCGTCAGGTAGCCCAGGCCTGTGGCACTTATTTCAAGGCCATTAAAGGCTTGAATCCCCAGATCCAGGGTTATGTCCTGGTTCCCGGCTTTTATCGCCTTAAAGTGCCCCGGGGGTCGGCTCCTGATTTTTATGAATCGTTAATTAGGGAACACCTTACTATTCCCTGA
- a CDS encoding amidohydrolase, which yields MSGSPQVARSPEKVDVLLLGGLVLTLNDNREEFNPGALAVRGNHILAVGSRTEIEARYEAPEVLDYPHDLILPGLINAHTHAAMTCFRGLADDLPLAEWLQDYIFPAERHINRDLVYWGSKLAAAEMLLSGTTTFCDMYLFADAVAQAAKQAGIRAVIGEVLYDFPSTNYGPPEQGLQFSEDLCRHWQADPLIQVAIQPHAIYTCSPELLIRCGELAARHEVRLIIHLAETWQEVKDCQTRYGATPVAHLHRLGLLTPRLVADHAVALTDTDVELLAQHGAAVVHCPESNMKLASGIAPVVQLLAQRVKVALGTDGCASNNNLDLLQEMDTTAKIHKVHHQDPTVIPATVVVDLATRGGARVLNLDQEVGSLEPNKKADVIVIDCQQPHMIPMYNPYSHLVYVASGADVRTVLVNGRVVVKDRRVLTFDVGEAMARVREIGRRIKAP from the coding sequence TTGTCCGGCTCACCCCAAGTTGCGAGATCCCCGGAAAAAGTTGATGTGCTGCTCCTGGGGGGCCTGGTCCTGACCCTGAATGATAATCGAGAGGAGTTTAACCCGGGAGCCCTCGCGGTCAGGGGCAATCATATTTTAGCAGTGGGTTCCCGGACCGAGATCGAAGCCCGCTATGAGGCCCCCGAGGTTCTTGATTATCCCCATGATTTGATCCTTCCTGGGCTTATCAATGCCCATACCCATGCTGCCATGACCTGCTTCCGGGGGCTGGCTGATGACTTGCCCCTGGCGGAATGGCTGCAAGATTACATTTTCCCGGCGGAACGCCATATCAACCGGGATCTGGTCTATTGGGGCAGCAAACTGGCGGCGGCGGAAATGTTGCTCTCCGGCACTACCACCTTCTGCGACATGTACCTGTTTGCTGATGCCGTGGCTCAGGCCGCTAAACAGGCGGGTATCCGGGCGGTGATCGGTGAGGTGCTTTATGATTTTCCCTCTACCAATTACGGACCGCCCGAGCAGGGGCTGCAGTTCAGCGAGGATTTATGCCGCCACTGGCAAGCTGACCCCCTTATCCAGGTGGCTATTCAGCCCCATGCCATTTATACCTGTTCTCCGGAACTTTTAATCCGCTGTGGCGAGCTGGCGGCCCGGCACGAGGTCCGGCTCATCATCCATCTGGCTGAAACCTGGCAGGAGGTCAAGGATTGTCAGACCCGTTATGGAGCGACTCCGGTGGCTCATCTGCATCGACTAGGGTTGCTCACTCCCCGCCTGGTGGCCGACCATGCTGTGGCCTTAACCGACACCGATGTGGAGCTGCTCGCCCAGCACGGGGCCGCGGTGGTGCATTGCCCGGAAAGCAATATGAAGCTGGCTTCGGGCATTGCACCAGTGGTGCAATTGCTGGCTCAGAGAGTCAAGGTGGCCCTGGGCACGGATGGCTGCGCTTCCAATAATAACCTGGACCTGCTGCAGGAAATGGACACCACTGCCAAAATCCACAAAGTCCATCACCAGGATCCAACCGTCATTCCGGCAACCGTAGTTGTTGATCTGGCCACCCGAGGGGGCGCCCGGGTGCTAAACCTGGATCAGGAGGTCGGTTCCCTGGAGCCGAACAAAAAGGCCGATGTGATCGTCATTGACTGTCAGCAACCTCATATGATACCAATGTATAATCCTTATTCACACTTGGTTTACGTGGCCTCCGGAGCCGATGTGCGCACTGTCCTGGTCAACGGCCGGGTGGTGGTGAAGGATCGCCGGGTGCTGACCTTTGATGTGGGGGAGGCCATGGCCCGGGTGCGAGAAATCGGCCGTCGCATCAAGGCCCCCTGA
- a CDS encoding cellulase produces MVKLKYFKWLIMAVASWALVACSAPPTDSGWEERLDHILRQTWEGYRVNFISPGGRVIRPENQQDSISEGQAYAMLRAVWSQDQATFDRCYAWTEAHLSRLRAKGDHLLAWRWGQTSNGQWQVLDWNSASDADLDYALALILAHRQWGRPSPPLPGYLAQARLILDDILAQETATDASSRRWLTPGCWIAPKLPLLLNPSYFSPAAYRLFYGVSQDRRWLELIDSTYYALGKISRQLGSMRGAGLFPDWCVLATPDRFDPSAAHSSNFGWEAVRIPWRLALDQLWFQEPRALKCLQESLLPFFSRQWRERQKLAAVYTYPGQPAVDYESPVIYAGLAAAALAGKEPALARQWTEKIVATYQEGSQGGYFNRPDDYYGNNWAWLGLATYRGWVKPFNTWRSSNRASSPSAGTNPKTACQTDGLSMHK; encoded by the coding sequence GTGGTTAAACTCAAATATTTTAAATGGCTCATCATGGCAGTGGCCAGTTGGGCCCTAGTAGCTTGCTCGGCGCCCCCTACCGACTCGGGCTGGGAGGAGCGTCTGGATCATATTCTTAGGCAAACCTGGGAAGGCTACCGGGTAAATTTTATCTCGCCGGGCGGCCGGGTGATCAGGCCGGAAAACCAGCAGGATAGTATCTCGGAAGGCCAGGCCTATGCCATGTTGCGGGCCGTTTGGAGCCAGGATCAGGCCACCTTTGATCGTTGTTATGCCTGGACCGAAGCCCATCTTTCCCGCCTCAGGGCCAAGGGCGACCACCTCCTGGCCTGGCGCTGGGGACAGACCAGCAATGGTCAATGGCAGGTTTTAGACTGGAACAGCGCCAGCGATGCCGACCTGGATTACGCCCTGGCCTTGATCCTGGCCCACCGGCAATGGGGCCGGCCGTCGCCACCGCTGCCCGGGTATCTGGCTCAGGCCCGCCTGATCCTGGATGACATCCTGGCCCAGGAGACCGCTACCGACGCTTCCAGCCGCCGCTGGCTGACTCCGGGGTGCTGGATAGCACCTAAGTTGCCGCTGCTGCTCAATCCTTCTTATTTCTCCCCAGCGGCCTATCGTCTGTTTTATGGGGTGAGCCAGGACCGCCGCTGGTTAGAACTGATTGATTCAACCTATTATGCCCTGGGAAAAATAAGCCGCCAGCTAGGATCGATGCGGGGGGCAGGGCTATTTCCGGACTGGTGTGTCCTGGCCACTCCGGATAGATTTGACCCCTCGGCCGCGCATAGCTCCAATTTTGGCTGGGAAGCGGTGCGCATTCCCTGGCGCCTTGCTCTGGATCAGCTATGGTTTCAAGAACCGCGGGCCTTAAAATGCCTGCAAGAGTCCTTGCTGCCCTTTTTCTCCCGACAATGGCGTGAGAGGCAGAAACTGGCCGCGGTTTATACCTATCCGGGCCAACCGGCGGTGGATTATGAAAGTCCGGTGATCTATGCCGGGCTGGCGGCCGCGGCGCTGGCCGGAAAAGAGCCAGCTCTGGCCCGGCAATGGACCGAAAAGATTGTCGCCACCTATCAGGAAGGCAGCCAGGGAGGATATTTCAACCGGCCCGATGACTATTATGGCAACAACTGGGCCTGGCTGGGGCTGGCCACCTATCGGGGCTGGGTCAAACCTTTCAATACCTGGCGGTCCAGTAACCGGGCCAGTTCGCCCTCGGCCGGAACAAACCCAAAAACTGCCTGCCAGACGGACGGACTCTCCATGCACAAATAA
- a CDS encoding DUF1614 domain-containing protein — protein sequence MFYPPLLMIFMLVFFVLAIFLFAFLQVGVIGLAFAKLGLPPQHLFGILLATLLGSMVNIPIGHLESNQLIHDEVVSYFGMRYRVPKVIKPQKTILAINVGGALIPLLISIYLIFKIHSLLLPVLVTGIVALVTNRLARPVQGMGIAIPALIPPVIAAVGALIFSPVEIRAPIAYIAGTMGTLIGADLLKIKELRNLNAPVASIGGAGTFDGVFLSGIIAVLLS from the coding sequence ATGTTTTATCCACCGTTGCTGATGATTTTCATGCTGGTTTTTTTTGTTCTGGCCATCTTTCTTTTTGCCTTTTTACAGGTGGGGGTGATCGGGTTGGCTTTTGCCAAACTAGGGTTGCCGCCGCAACATCTTTTCGGTATCTTGCTGGCCACCTTGTTAGGCAGCATGGTAAATATTCCCATCGGTCATCTAGAAAGCAACCAATTGATCCACGATGAGGTGGTAAGCTATTTCGGTATGCGCTATCGGGTCCCCAAGGTTATCAAGCCCCAAAAAACCATTCTGGCCATTAATGTCGGTGGAGCCTTAATCCCCTTGTTGATCTCGATATACCTGATATTTAAAATACACAGCTTGTTGCTGCCGGTTTTGGTAACCGGCATCGTCGCCCTGGTCACCAACCGGTTGGCACGGCCGGTGCAGGGCATGGGCATTGCCATCCCCGCCTTGATTCCGCCGGTTATTGCCGCGGTGGGAGCCTTGATTTTCTCTCCGGTCGAAATTAGGGCCCCGATCGCCTATATCGCCGGAACGATGGGAACGCTGATCGGCGCCGACCTGCTGAAAATTAAGGAGCTGCGTAATCTGAACGCTCCGGTAGCATCGATCGGCGGCGCCGGCACCTTTGATGGGGTTTTTTTGAGCGGCATCATTGCGGTATTACTCAGTTAA
- a CDS encoding sigma-54-dependent Fis family transcriptional regulator produces the protein MAFDFSSIIGQSPCMQEIFKLLSLVAPSDANILLLGETGTGKEIVAHAIHSHSRRRQGPFVVVNCAALPETLLESELFGHERGAFTGAVARKQGRFFLAHQGTLFLDEIGELSFTTQAKILRVLQSREFEPLGSNRTLKVDVRIIAATNRQLEVEVREGRFREDLYYRLNVVSIALPPLRERGEDIVLLAQYFLSYYNKKNARQIKSIDPEVLSVFRKYSWPGNVRELENVIERGVILCPAEILSLKELPPALQELKGHPGVDYQIPRRDAEPSLVELERELILRTLDKVGGDRQQAAVILGISMEELNLKLKAYGG, from the coding sequence GTGGCGTTTGATTTTTCCAGCATTATCGGTCAATCTCCATGCATGCAAGAAATTTTTAAGCTGCTCAGCCTGGTCGCGCCTTCCGATGCCAACATCCTGCTGCTCGGAGAAACCGGCACCGGGAAAGAGATCGTCGCGCACGCCATCCATAGCCACAGCCGGCGGCGGCAAGGCCCCTTTGTGGTGGTCAATTGTGCCGCCCTGCCCGAAACTCTCCTGGAGAGTGAGCTGTTCGGTCATGAACGAGGAGCCTTTACCGGGGCTGTTGCTCGCAAACAGGGCCGCTTTTTCCTGGCTCATCAGGGAACCTTATTCTTGGATGAGATCGGGGAGCTTTCCTTCACCACCCAGGCCAAGATCCTGCGGGTTTTGCAAAGCCGTGAGTTCGAGCCTCTGGGGAGCAACCGGACCCTTAAAGTTGATGTCCGCATCATTGCCGCCACTAACCGACAGTTGGAGGTCGAGGTCCGGGAAGGACGTTTTCGGGAGGATCTGTACTATCGCCTCAATGTAGTTTCCATCGCCCTCCCGCCGCTGCGGGAACGGGGTGAGGATATCGTTTTGCTGGCCCAATATTTCTTGAGTTATTATAATAAAAAAAATGCCCGGCAGATCAAGAGCATCGACCCAGAGGTGCTGAGCGTTTTCCGCAAGTATTCCTGGCCGGGTAATGTCCGGGAACTGGAAAATGTTATAGAGCGGGGCGTAATCCTGTGTCCGGCGGAAATCCTTTCCCTTAAAGAGCTTCCACCTGCCCTGCAAGAGCTGAAGGGCCATCCTGGGGTCGATTATCAAATCCCTCGCCGGGACGCGGAGCCCAGCCTGGTGGAGTTGGAACGGGAACTGATCCTACGGACCCTGGATAAGGTGGGCGGTGATCGCCAGCAAGCCGCGGTTATTCTGGGAATCTCGATGGAGGAATTAAATCTGAAATTAAAGGCCTATGGCGGTTAA
- a CDS encoding phosphodiester glycosidase family protein: protein MLRLIAVLIVFGWNWTTAVLPVRAQEWSHGPLEWQELDKGLGFARVTVSERNQGLGFLFVVRIDPNFNAFRIFHGNPRTIMEWQECTGALVLFNASYFRPNDEPCGLIIADGEISGPLHNSAMRGMFVSEPKGMSPDLPRATILDLTVTKIQPQDLPWTQGVQSFPLLLDSRGRIRVKKTSLVAPRTVICTDRKGNILVFNSPDKYFTLYELACFLKSSEFEIDTALNLDGGSMAQLLVKTSAFSFSSPSFLERQARELIAPRMVLLPTVIGVFPRPQ from the coding sequence GTGTTACGGCTGATTGCTGTCTTGATTGTTTTTGGTTGGAACTGGACCACCGCCGTCCTCCCGGTCCGAGCCCAGGAATGGAGCCATGGGCCATTAGAATGGCAGGAACTGGACAAAGGTCTCGGTTTTGCCAGGGTTACGGTTTCGGAGAGAAACCAGGGATTAGGGTTTTTATTCGTGGTTCGCATTGATCCCAATTTTAATGCCTTTCGCATTTTCCACGGCAATCCGCGGACCATCATGGAATGGCAAGAATGTACCGGCGCGCTGGTGTTGTTTAACGCCAGTTATTTTCGCCCCAATGATGAACCATGCGGGCTTATTATTGCTGATGGGGAGATTTCCGGACCCCTTCATAATTCAGCCATGCGAGGCATGTTTGTGTCTGAGCCGAAAGGCATGTCACCGGACTTGCCGCGGGCCACTATCCTGGATCTGACGGTTACAAAAATCCAGCCCCAAGATTTGCCTTGGACCCAAGGGGTGCAATCTTTCCCACTTTTATTGGACTCCAGGGGCCGCATTCGAGTTAAAAAGACCTCACTGGTAGCCCCGCGCACCGTGATCTGCACCGACCGCAAGGGTAATATCCTGGTATTTAATAGTCCAGATAAGTATTTTACGCTTTATGAGCTGGCCTGCTTCCTTAAAAGCAGTGAGTTTGAGATCGATACCGCCCTTAACCTCGACGGTGGTTCCATGGCTCAACTCTTGGTCAAGACTTCAGCATTTAGTTTTTCCTCACCTTCTTTTTTGGAGCGCCAGGCTAGGGAATTGATTGCCCCCCGGATGGTCCTGTTACCGACGGTGATTGGGGTCTTTCCCCGTCCACAATAG
- a CDS encoding TatD family hydrolase, with product MTDIRLADSHAHLDLPEYQADQSQVIQRAWEAGVELIINIGISLDNSVQVLATTQKYNQLYCTVGVHPHGVGNLQEPIIDDLSRLAIQPKVVALGEIGLDFYRRYAPQEVQKYWFRRQLELAHALGKPVVIHTREATADTLAILQEYAPRLCGGVMHCFGGSYPEARAFLDLGLVLSLSGVLTYPKADPLREVVKKLPLEGLLIETDSPYLAPQPRRGKRNEPAYLLYTAQTLADLKGVELATVAQHTWNNTRRVFGLEATP from the coding sequence ATGACTGACATCCGCCTCGCTGATTCTCATGCTCATCTGGATCTGCCGGAATACCAGGCCGATCAGTCCCAGGTGATCCAACGCGCCTGGGAGGCCGGTGTGGAGCTGATTATCAACATCGGCATCAGTCTGGACAACTCCGTCCAGGTCCTGGCCACCACCCAAAAATATAATCAGCTCTACTGTACGGTGGGCGTCCATCCGCATGGGGTGGGCAATCTTCAGGAACCTATAATTGACGACTTGAGCCGTTTGGCGATTCAGCCCAAGGTAGTGGCCCTAGGGGAGATCGGCCTCGATTTCTACCGTCGTTACGCCCCACAGGAGGTGCAGAAATATTGGTTCCGACGTCAGTTGGAGCTGGCTCATGCCCTGGGAAAGCCGGTGGTCATTCATACCCGGGAGGCCACCGCCGACACTCTGGCCATCCTCCAAGAATATGCCCCCCGCTTATGTGGTGGGGTGATGCACTGTTTTGGCGGCTCCTATCCGGAAGCTCGGGCCTTTCTTGATCTGGGGCTGGTATTGTCGCTGTCCGGGGTCTTGACTTATCCGAAAGCCGACCCATTACGGGAGGTGGTAAAGAAATTGCCCTTAGAAGGTTTATTGATTGAAACTGATTCTCCTTATCTGGCCCCCCAACCCCGCCGGGGCAAAAGGAATGAACCCGCCTATCTGCTCTATACCGCCCAAACCCTGGCCGACCTCAAGGGGGTGGAGCTGGCTACCGTGGCTCAACATACCTGGAATAATACCCGCCGGGTGTTCGGGCTGGAGGCCACGCCATGA
- a CDS encoding YggS family pyridoxal phosphate-dependent enzyme, which yields MNSIADNLRHILDQIAAAAQRVGRQPDEVKLVAVSKTVDLERIRQAIAAGVTILGENYLQEAQRKMAALGNPVSWHFIGTLQTKKASGAVAGFDLIHSVDRPKLAQALERAAQKLGKVQEILIEVNLAGEASKAGVAPEDAAFLLETVLSLPHLRVRGLMTMPPWFNDPQAVRPYFKQLRELRDRLNRSFPEIKLTELSMGMSGDFEAAIEEGATLVRIGTAIFGARPKA from the coding sequence ATGAATTCCATTGCTGATAATTTGCGTCACATATTAGACCAAATTGCTGCTGCGGCCCAGCGGGTGGGTCGGCAGCCCGATGAGGTTAAGCTGGTGGCGGTCAGCAAGACCGTCGACCTGGAACGCATCCGCCAGGCCATTGCCGCCGGGGTGACGATCTTAGGAGAGAATTATCTCCAAGAAGCTCAACGCAAGATGGCCGCGCTTGGGAATCCGGTAAGCTGGCATTTTATCGGCACCCTGCAGACCAAAAAGGCGTCTGGGGCGGTGGCCGGATTTGATCTGATCCACTCCGTTGATCGCCCCAAACTGGCCCAAGCCTTGGAGCGGGCCGCCCAAAAATTGGGGAAAGTCCAGGAAATTTTGATTGAGGTCAATCTGGCCGGGGAGGCCAGTAAGGCCGGAGTGGCTCCGGAAGACGCCGCATTCCTGCTCGAGACCGTCCTCTCCCTTCCACATCTTCGGGTCCGGGGGCTGATGACCATGCCGCCGTGGTTTAATGATCCGCAAGCCGTCCGGCCCTATTTTAAACAATTGCGAGAATTACGAGATCGTCTGAACCGATCTTTCCCGGAAATCAAACTGACGGAGCTGTCCATGGGCATGTCTGGCGACTTTGAGGCGGCCATTGAGGAAGGCGCCACCTTGGTACGGATCGGCACCGCCATCTTTGGAGCCCGACCCAAAGCCTAA